One part of the Terriglobales bacterium genome encodes these proteins:
- a CDS encoding amidohydrolase family protein produces MLITDCHVHIEPYWMMDPTAASMMHKKRPNHAEIEEFSQNPKKFLAYMDACGIDRTVLINYAAPETLGFTMDVNEWVLKYCATDKERLLPCGGVHPKLTSNPEGDVRRLIDAGVRLFKVHPPHQLLYPNDYLNGNKALEAIYRVAEESGVPVMIHTGTSVFPKARSKFGDPIYVDDVAIDFPKLKILVAHGGRPIWMDTAFFLVRRHANVYLDISGIPPRTLLEYFPRLQEIATKTLFGTDWPGPGVPDIKRNLEDFRALDISEPAKRAILSETALEIWPE; encoded by the coding sequence ATGCTCATCACCGACTGCCACGTACACATCGAGCCGTACTGGATGATGGATCCGACGGCCGCCTCCATGATGCACAAGAAGCGGCCCAATCACGCTGAAATCGAAGAGTTCAGTCAGAATCCCAAAAAGTTTCTCGCATACATGGATGCCTGCGGCATTGATCGCACGGTGCTGATCAATTACGCAGCTCCCGAGACACTAGGCTTCACCATGGACGTAAACGAGTGGGTGTTGAAGTACTGCGCCACGGATAAGGAACGGTTGCTGCCGTGTGGGGGCGTGCATCCCAAGCTTACGAGCAATCCGGAAGGCGATGTACGGCGATTGATCGACGCCGGCGTGAGATTGTTCAAAGTTCATCCGCCGCACCAGTTGCTGTATCCGAATGACTACCTGAACGGCAACAAGGCCCTGGAAGCGATCTACCGTGTGGCGGAAGAGAGCGGCGTGCCGGTGATGATCCATACGGGGACGTCGGTGTTCCCAAAGGCGCGCAGCAAGTTTGGTGATCCCATCTATGTTGACGATGTCGCGATTGATTTCCCGAAGCTGAAGATACTTGTGGCACACGGAGGGCGTCCGATCTGGATGGATACGGCGTTCTTTCTGGTGCGGCGGCACGCGAATGTGTACCTCGATATCAGCGGCATTCCGCCGCGCACGCTACTGGAGTACTTCCCGCGGCTGCAGGAGATCGCGACGAAGACGCTATTCGGAACGGACTGGCCGGGACCAGGCGTGCCGGACATCAAGCGGAACCTGGAAGACTTCCGCGCGTTGGACATCAGCGAACCGGCGAAGCGGGCGATATTGTCAGAGACCGCGCTGGAGATATGGCCGGAGTAG
- a CDS encoding L,D-transpeptidase family protein translates to MNRYLVFLLLFSLITVNVSAQKRTRKPTGKAPTRAVAMPLPQPYQETLGNAKQALVVTTPGWNNVSGTLIRYEKVGDQWRQVGENVPIVVGKSGLGWDALIELPASISDPIKKEGDGRSPAGIFPIVEAFGFDPTTPETKLPYRQLTESIECVDDPNSRSYNQIVDVKQMSHTDWDSSEKMRTIDVYKLGATVDYNHLKVAGAGSCIFLHIWKGSDRGTAGCTAMEERNLQEVVRWLDASKSPVLIQFPAPLYKQLKDSWQLP, encoded by the coding sequence GTGAACCGCTACCTTGTGTTCTTGCTCCTGTTTTCGCTGATTACCGTGAACGTCTCCGCTCAGAAACGCACCCGCAAGCCCACCGGGAAAGCACCAACCAGAGCGGTGGCGATGCCACTTCCACAGCCTTACCAGGAAACGCTCGGCAACGCCAAGCAGGCTCTTGTCGTTACCACGCCCGGTTGGAATAACGTTTCGGGCACTCTCATTCGTTACGAGAAGGTCGGGGACCAGTGGCGACAGGTCGGGGAAAACGTTCCGATCGTCGTCGGCAAGAGCGGCCTCGGTTGGGACGCCTTGATCGAACTGCCTGCATCCATTAGCGATCCGATCAAGAAAGAAGGGGACGGGCGCTCACCCGCCGGTATCTTCCCCATCGTAGAAGCCTTTGGCTTCGATCCCACCACCCCCGAAACCAAGCTTCCCTACCGTCAGCTTACGGAATCCATCGAGTGTGTCGACGACCCGAACTCCCGCTCGTACAACCAGATCGTCGACGTCAAGCAGATGAGCCACACCGACTGGGACAGCTCCGAAAAGATGCGCACCATTGACGTATATAAATTAGGCGCGACTGTCGACTACAACCACCTCAAGGTAGCAGGTGCAGGTTCATGCATCTTCCTGCATATCTGGAAAGGTTCGGACCGAGGCACCGCCGGTTGCACGGCGATGGAAGAACGCAACCTTCAAGAAGTTGTGCGCTGGCTCGACGCAAGTAAAAGCCCGGTGCTCATTCAGTTCCCCGCACCGCTGTACAAACAGCTAAAGGACTCCTGGCAGCTTCCGTAG